The following is a genomic window from Thermodesulfobacteriota bacterium.
CGCTAAGGGAGACGGATCTATCGAAGAGATCGGACATCTCGTCGAGCATTGCCGGGGTGAGGGTGTCCGAAGAGGCGGTGACAAGGCCGAGGTGGCGGCTCGGAAGCAAAGGAAGGGCCCCTCTCGGGATCGCCCCTAAGAGAGGTGGCAGAGAGGCGCCTTCGAGGGATCGGGAAAGCCACATCTTGTGGCTTTCCGATCCGCCCTGATTGCCGATGACGCCTGCAATTCGAAGGACATTGTCGAACTCGACACACCCTTTCACGAGGGCGGCAAGGCTTCGGGCCATGCCATGGACATTCACCACCAGAAGGACCGGTGCATCGAGCCAGCGAGCGATCTCTGCGGTGCTGCCCTCCAAGGTTTCCGGATCGGCGCCATCGAAGAGTCCCATCACT
Proteins encoded in this region:
- a CDS encoding cobyrinate a,c-diamide synthase → MKRSVARIVIAGLQSGAGKTSVALALVSSFRRRGLRVQTFKVGPDFLDPTYLSLASGRPCYNLDGWMTSKEYVLRLFSRTTGDADLAVIEGVMGLFDGADPETLEGSTAEIARWLDAPVLLVVNVHGMARSLAALVKGCVEFDNVLRIAGVIGNQGGSESHKMWLSRSLEGASLPPLLGAIPRGALPLLPSRHLGLVTASSDTLTPAMLDEMSDLFDRSVSLS